A window of the Thermoleophilia bacterium SCSIO 60948 genome harbors these coding sequences:
- a CDS encoding site-specific integrase yields the protein MSRPATGQVVVRERRRGKVYALRFRAYGKRRYVTLGATPAGWTQRLAEEELANVLADVRRGIWRPPVAEPAPAALAEPNFHEFSSSWYARRELEGLRPRSLEYLKWALSDHLLPHLKDHLLSEITIQEVDRYAAAKVAEGRLSHDSINKTLSVLASVLELAVEYEIIVSNPARGRRRRLPAQAPHRAYLEPGQVLALLDAAAALDSEDRARRRYRAAALATLGFAGLRVGELLALRWRDVDLANGAIQVRQSKTSAGVRRVDIQPELREYLVVWKAETGFAGNDDRVFPTGTGNPENRSNLRRRVLLRAVAKANEALPAGAPERLPERLSPHVLRRSFASFLIAEGEDVAYVMGQLGHTDPKMTLGLYAKALRSKRRRSSFTLAEAADVEAVEPGSAGSAFA from the coding sequence ATGTCACGACCAGCCACGGGTCAGGTCGTCGTTCGGGAGCGACGACGAGGAAAGGTCTATGCGCTTCGCTTTCGCGCCTACGGGAAGCGCCGCTACGTGACCCTGGGAGCGACTCCGGCGGGATGGACGCAGCGACTCGCCGAGGAAGAACTCGCGAACGTCTTGGCCGACGTCCGCCGCGGCATATGGCGACCGCCGGTAGCGGAGCCGGCGCCGGCAGCGCTTGCGGAGCCGAACTTCCACGAGTTTTCGAGCAGTTGGTACGCCCGGCGGGAGCTCGAGGGCCTCCGCCCGCGGAGCCTGGAGTACCTGAAGTGGGCGCTCTCCGACCACCTGCTTCCCCACCTGAAGGATCACCTTCTGAGCGAGATCACCATTCAGGAGGTCGACCGATATGCAGCGGCGAAGGTCGCCGAGGGACGTCTGTCACACGATTCGATCAACAAGACTCTGTCGGTACTGGCCAGCGTGCTCGAGCTTGCGGTCGAGTACGAGATCATCGTCTCGAACCCGGCGCGGGGCCGACGTCGCCGGTTGCCAGCGCAGGCTCCGCATCGAGCGTATTTGGAGCCGGGACAGGTGCTAGCGCTGCTCGATGCCGCGGCCGCGCTCGACTCTGAGGATCGCGCCAGGCGGCGGTATCGGGCGGCGGCGTTGGCGACGCTTGGCTTCGCCGGACTTCGTGTTGGAGAGTTGCTCGCCTTGAGGTGGCGGGACGTGGACCTCGCCAATGGTGCGATCCAGGTGCGCCAGTCAAAGACGTCAGCCGGGGTGAGACGAGTAGACATCCAGCCCGAGCTCAGGGAATACCTCGTTGTTTGGAAGGCTGAAACTGGGTTCGCCGGCAATGACGATCGCGTCTTTCCGACCGGGACCGGCAACCCAGAGAACAGAAGCAACCTACGTCGACGCGTTCTGTTGCGGGCCGTAGCAAAGGCGAACGAGGCCCTGCCCGCTGGTGCCCCGGAACGCCTTCCAGAGCGTCTCTCGCCCCACGTGCTCCGGCGGTCGTTCGCCTCGTTCCTCATCGCCGAGGGCGAAGACGTGGCATACGTGATGGGTCAGCTGGGTCACACCGACCCGAAAATGACTTTGGGTCTGTACGCGAAGGCGCTTCGCTCGAAACGGAGACGGTCGAGCTTCACTCTCGCCGAGGCCGCCGATGTCGAAGCGGTCGAACCGGGCTCGGCGGGGTCCGCGTTCGCGTGA
- a CDS encoding heavy-metal-associated domain-containing protein, whose product MSRRAIATYTVKGMSCSHCATSVSERIESLDPVTEVRVDLPTGRVEVAGSGYTDEQVRQAVEEAGYELIGRAR is encoded by the coding sequence ATGAGTAGACGAGCCATTGCCACCTACACCGTCAAGGGTATGAGTTGCAGTCACTGCGCCACGTCGGTGAGCGAGAGGATCGAGAGTCTGGACCCGGTCACCGAAGTCCGGGTCGACCTGCCGACAGGACGGGTCGAAGTAGCGGGGAGCGGCTACACCGACGAACAGGTACGGCAAGCGGTCGAAGAAGCCGGTTATGAACTCATCGGTCGAGCGCGATAG
- a CDS encoding DUF4396 domain-containing protein, whose protein sequence is MPTHGSALRGVAVSATLHCLTGCAIGEVSGMAIGTALGFSDLATVALAVALAFFFGYLLTSLPLLRAGMALSAVVPVALAADTLSIATMEIIDNLIMVVIPGAMDSGLGDILFWGALSFALAIAFIVTVPVNMWLIRRGKGHTAVHETGIHGGLPPKLVGAITALAFVFGSSVLIIEVFG, encoded by the coding sequence ATGCCAACACATGGGAGCGCGCTCAGAGGGGTCGCCGTCAGCGCGACCCTGCACTGCCTCACGGGTTGTGCCATTGGCGAGGTCTCGGGTATGGCGATCGGCACCGCGCTGGGTTTCTCAGACCTTGCCACCGTTGCCCTGGCAGTCGCGTTGGCCTTCTTCTTCGGATACCTCCTGACCAGCCTGCCTCTCCTTCGTGCCGGCATGGCGCTGTCGGCCGTTGTTCCGGTGGCTCTGGCTGCGGACACCCTCTCGATCGCCACGATGGAGATCATCGACAACTTGATCATGGTCGTGATTCCCGGGGCGATGGATTCCGGCCTTGGCGACATTCTGTTCTGGGGCGCGCTGTCTTTCGCCCTCGCCATCGCGTTTATCGTCACTGTGCCGGTGAACATGTGGCTGATCAGGCGAGGCAAAGGTCACACAGCCGTGCACGAGACCGGGATCCACGGCGGGCTGCCGCCCAAGCTGGTCGGCGCGATCACGGCCTTGGCGTTCGTTTTCGGCTCGTCGGTCTTGATCATCGAAGTCTTCGGGTGA
- a CDS encoding DUF4396 domain-containing protein, with amino-acid sequence MEDMGAGLPAWLTTLSWIYIAVALASAAAILYDIRRRKSPSSRRGMEAVWPLAALYLGPLAFPVYRRFGREAGSVREPDGISADEPATSSAVHSGLFGGVSSGLAHIVAVPFVVATGLTIANMDMWAMVVIIALLAAVSIFLFEYVSSASANRGVPGLIRVRSALVVAALTVAAFDLGMLSWMLILHYTENMPAAGDVRFTFLMQIGLILGTLTVYPAARWLVGRGRRAPAS; translated from the coding sequence ATGGAAGACATGGGGGCCGGGCTGCCGGCTTGGCTCACAACGTTGTCATGGATCTACATCGCCGTAGCTCTCGCGAGCGCCGCGGCGATCCTCTACGACATTCGCCGTCGCAAGTCTCCTTCGTCCCGCCGAGGGATGGAGGCCGTGTGGCCGCTCGCGGCGTTGTACCTCGGGCCGCTGGCCTTTCCGGTCTACAGGCGCTTCGGACGCGAGGCCGGCTCCGTCCGCGAGCCTGACGGCATCTCAGCAGACGAGCCCGCAACCTCCTCCGCGGTTCACTCGGGCCTGTTCGGAGGCGTCTCATCGGGCTTGGCGCACATCGTGGCCGTGCCCTTCGTGGTAGCAACGGGCCTGACGATTGCGAACATGGATATGTGGGCGATGGTCGTGATCATCGCGTTGCTCGCCGCCGTCAGCATCTTCTTGTTCGAGTACGTGTCCTCCGCCTCTGCCAACCGCGGGGTCCCCGGTCTCATCCGAGTGCGCTCGGCGCTCGTGGTCGCGGCCCTCACCGTCGCTGCTTTCGACCTCGGAATGCTCAGCTGGATGCTGATCCTCCACTACACGGAGAACATGCCGGCGGCCGGCGACGTGCGCTTCACCTTCCTCATGCAGATAGGGCTCATCCTCGGAACGTTGACTGTCTACCCCGCCGCGCGCTGGCTCGTGGGCCGTGGCCGGAGGGCGCCGGCCAGCTGA
- a CDS encoding GNAT family N-acetyltransferase, whose product MSFALGDGSRSRLRGELPVRAVVVGTALGAAALTFALHHLPPLAGHALEAIALALGIVGLSAMIAARLWATPSAAVEDVVVIEATATNSLRCATPADVDFMARLHAETLPQAFFVSLGQKFMRRYYATFIESPYAEALVAAVSDHRAGMIVGVLDPPLHVRWIARNRAIALALSALSALVVRPAAASMFLRTRARRYAGAWRRHRRSRSAQAPATDGAIRPAVLSHVSVPSGARHRGIGQSLVCGFETSAWSYGADWITLTTLAGSDGASDFYESLGWRYRGPVHTFDGTRVVEWSIARSAR is encoded by the coding sequence ATGAGCTTCGCCCTCGGCGACGGCAGCCGTAGTCGCCTTCGAGGCGAACTGCCAGTTCGCGCCGTGGTCGTCGGTACGGCCCTCGGCGCGGCGGCCTTGACTTTCGCTTTGCATCATCTTCCGCCGCTTGCCGGCCACGCTCTCGAGGCGATCGCACTGGCGCTCGGGATCGTTGGGCTGAGCGCGATGATCGCGGCCCGACTCTGGGCCACCCCCAGCGCTGCCGTCGAAGACGTTGTCGTGATCGAAGCGACGGCAACGAACTCGCTGCGCTGCGCGACGCCGGCCGATGTTGATTTCATGGCCCGCCTGCACGCGGAGACCCTGCCGCAGGCGTTCTTCGTCTCCCTGGGGCAGAAGTTCATGCGCCGTTACTACGCGACCTTCATCGAGTCGCCCTACGCCGAGGCGCTCGTCGCTGCGGTCTCCGACCACCGAGCCGGGATGATCGTCGGCGTGCTCGATCCGCCCCTGCATGTCCGTTGGATCGCGCGCAACCGTGCGATAGCGCTGGCGCTCTCGGCGCTGTCGGCGCTCGTCGTTCGGCCCGCGGCGGCATCCATGTTTCTCAGGACCCGCGCCCGCCGCTATGCGGGCGCCTGGCGTCGTCACCGTCGAAGCCGCAGCGCGCAGGCCCCGGCGACCGACGGAGCCATCCGCCCGGCGGTCCTGAGTCACGTGTCGGTTCCTTCGGGCGCGAGACACCGTGGGATTGGACAGAGCCTGGTGTGCGGCTTCGAGACGAGCGCTTGGAGCTACGGAGCTGACTGGATCACGCTGACCACCCTCGCGGGTTCCGATGGCGCAAGCGACTTCTACGAGTCGCTGGGTTGGCGATACCGCGGTCCAGTCCACACATTCGACGGGACCCGAGTTGTCGAGTGGTCGATCGCGCGGAGCGCGCGGTGA
- a CDS encoding class I SAM-dependent methyltransferase — MQVAAAATLGILAAALWWRRHPSACPYGQRFWLRPPHPLITRARLRRVLEPKRGERILEVGPGTGHYSGEVAEALGPPGCLELLDQQNEMLKHTVARLASAGIDNVAATVGDALELPFETNRFDAAFLVAVLGEVPDQERALRELARVVRPGGRLVVGELFGDPHWVRPRRLIERAEASGMSYDRRLGTPFGYFARFRM, encoded by the coding sequence ATGCAGGTGGCCGCCGCCGCGACGCTCGGCATCCTGGCCGCCGCGCTGTGGTGGCGACGCCATCCCTCCGCCTGCCCCTACGGACAGCGCTTCTGGTTGCGGCCACCCCACCCACTGATCACACGCGCTCGGCTCCGCAGGGTCCTCGAGCCGAAGCGCGGTGAACGGATCCTCGAGGTTGGACCCGGTACGGGCCACTATTCGGGCGAAGTCGCTGAGGCCCTTGGACCGCCGGGATGCCTCGAGCTGCTCGATCAGCAGAACGAGATGCTGAAGCACACGGTGGCACGCCTGGCCTCGGCTGGCATCGACAACGTGGCTGCCACCGTCGGTGATGCTCTCGAGCTGCCGTTCGAAACGAACCGCTTCGACGCCGCCTTCCTAGTGGCGGTGCTCGGCGAGGTCCCCGACCAGGAACGGGCGCTTCGTGAGCTCGCCCGCGTGGTTCGTCCTGGCGGGAGGCTGGTCGTCGGAGAGCTCTTCGGTGACCCGCACTGGGTACGGCCGAGACGGTTGATCGAGCGCGCGGAGGCGAGTGGGATGAGCTACGACCGCCGCCTCGGTACCCCCTTCGGCTACTTCGCGCGATTTCGGATGTAG
- a CDS encoding M23 family metallopeptidase: MSKSRAHAIQSPRIGAIKLIGLLLVGFLLIPGTSTGAGGGGVGSGGGGSDGENSFPVRGKHTYGDGFGAGRGHRGQDLLADCRKKVVASQSGRVRVVDYEAGGAGNFVVISGSDTRLETVYMHMRKRLEVRKGERVRAGEPIGLVGSSGSSTACHLHFEIWSGPGWYKGGRAIDPTPRLRRWDRAN, encoded by the coding sequence ATGTCGAAATCGCGGGCGCATGCGATCCAGAGCCCACGGATCGGAGCTATCAAGCTAATCGGCCTGCTACTGGTCGGATTCCTCCTGATTCCGGGGACGAGCACTGGAGCGGGCGGCGGAGGGGTCGGCAGCGGTGGGGGAGGATCGGACGGAGAGAACAGTTTTCCGGTCCGAGGGAAGCACACATATGGGGACGGGTTCGGCGCCGGTCGTGGCCACAGGGGTCAGGACCTGCTTGCTGACTGCCGGAAGAAGGTTGTCGCGTCGCAGAGTGGGCGGGTTCGAGTCGTCGACTACGAGGCCGGCGGGGCCGGGAACTTCGTCGTGATCAGCGGCAGCGACACACGCCTCGAGACCGTCTACATGCACATGCGCAAACGGCTGGAAGTTCGCAAGGGCGAGCGTGTCCGCGCTGGAGAGCCGATCGGGCTCGTCGGTTCAAGCGGAAGCTCAACCGCTTGTCACCTGCACTTCGAGATTTGGTCCGGTCCCGGCTGGTACAAGGGCGGGCGTGCGATAGACCCGACGCCTCGCCTGCGACGCTGGGATCGAGCCAATTGA